The Arvicola amphibius chromosome 4, mArvAmp1.2, whole genome shotgun sequence genome includes the window gttgaggtgggcagatctttgtgagttcaaagccagcctggcttacagagcgagttccaggactaaGAAACCAGAACTTTACCAACCATGTAGTAAATATGCTTTTAAGTATGTGCCCCTTGCATTGCTTCCGCCCCCCCCATCACAGCTTCATATGATTATAATTAACAAGAATCTGGTGGAATTGTTTTGTTGGAGTTTTTTAGGGGGTCTTGTATTTCTTAAATACCTCTACTTCAGAGCTATAGCCCAGGAGTTGTGTATATTTAAGATACACAGATTGATATCTTGATGGATATGAGTTGTTACCTTGTTTCTTATTTAGGCAAAGATTAATAGATTTTGTTAAACTTTGGAGAACTCAAAAAGCACaattgggggctagagagatggctcatatgttaagagtactggctgctcttcctgaggtcctaagttcatttcccagcaactacatggtgactcacaaccatctgtactgagatccagtgccctcttctggagtgcaggcatacacacaggcagaatattgtatacataataaataatttttttaaaaaaaaccaggcACAATTGTTCTCAGctttataaagttaattttaaagataatgtATAGTTCTAAGAAGTCAAGATACGAAAAGGGGTACTATACCTGGAAATCTAAGCTGGCATAGTTCTAAGAAGTTAAGGTATGAAAAGGGGTACCACACCTGAAAATCTAAGCAGgcagtaagttccaagacagctgggctacacagagaaaatctaaaatcttgtttcgaaagaaaaaaaatgttgattatgAATGTATAGGTTGAGGTTGTAACTCAGCTGAGAGAGGGCTTGCCTACCCTACAAAAGGCCCATGATTGATGCCTCAGTATTAcctaaaccaggtgtggtggtacacacctgtaatctcagctctggtGAGGTGTGTGCAGGAGGACCACAAGATCAGGACCATCCTCAGCCGCATtgtgagtgtgagaccagcctgggctacatgtgactctgtttcaaaaaaagagaaaaaaaaagtgaagtaaAAAGAAGACCTGTGGCAGTCTAGTTTTATACTCTATCTTGTGACCAGATTCACGTGCTCCAGCCTAGCTGGTTCAAGGCTGTGTTTGTGGAGTTAGGATGAGCAGCATGGAACTGTAACATGGGCACACTGCTGTGGAAAGTGAACCTTAAGAGCTCTCAAACCAAACATGCTTCTTAGACttggtgtgttttcttcttctagtGATGACAGCATGGGCTATCAATATCCATTCACCCTCCGAGTTGTTCAGAAAGATGGAAATtcctgtgcctggtgcccatggtaTAGGTAAAATTGTCTTCTATAAAACCAGTCTCAGTAGGCTCAGTTTCAAATGTAATACTTTTGTATACAATTTTTCTATTTAGAATGTAATTGTGAACAATGAGAAGATTGAGATAAACTTGTGAATTGTCCATCTCTTCTTTGTAAACTCCAAACTATAAATTTGCTTTCCAAATGTGTGATTTTACAGATTTCACTCTATCCCAAATTAATAACCAAggataaacatttttattctaaattttctttttttttttatccttgttttagtttttatttcatgtacattggtgtgagggtgtcagatcccctggaactggagtcatagacagttatgagctagctgccatgtaggttcttGGGATTGTacctgggtcttctgggagagcagccagggctctcatctgttgagccatctctccagcccctctttggTCCTTTTTAAATAGAGTCGTACTGTGTTGCTCAGGCAGCTCTCAAACTCCAGGGCTCATGTGACTCTCTTCAGCCCCCTGAGTACTGTGACTACTGTCATGCACACATGGCTATTATTAGTCCACATGTTCTTTCTGAGGTAGGACAACAAATCTGTTACTAGCCTTGCTGGTAGTTTGGTAATCTTTCCTGAGGTTTTACAAGAGTTTGGTAAGTCATTGCTATTACAGCAGGGATAGTACCTGATGGTACTGCAGTCAGCTTTTAGGAAACCATGAGAGACATAATGGCAAATGAAGTCTAATAGGTATTAGAGTCATGACTGTGTCTTTCCCTTGCACCTGCCTCCATAAATTTGTATACATATTTACTTAAGGTGctattttacaaagaaataaacttaCAGCATTGTAGAAatgaatttataatttctttcatcAGTTTACATCAAATAGCAGCTGGTTTCTGTATCATTTTATTTGCCATGAAATTTGTATCTTTCGTATATTAGCAACTGTTaagtcattttttgtttttttttttgtttgtttttttttttttttttttttttttggtttttcgagacagggtttctctgtggctttggagcctgtcctggaactagctcttgtagaccaggttggccttgaactcacagagatccatctgcctctgcctccgagtgctgggattaaaggcgtgcgccaccaccgcccggctgttaaGTCATTTTTAAGACCAAAAACTTGAAGTTATAGACATGATTCCTGATATTATTAACTTTTGTAACTGCATTTATCAGGTTCTAAAGTTAGAATTTGACAAATTATGAGGCCAGgagaaatattaaagaatatttctAATTGAGAAAATTTTGATTCCTTactgtttttttctgtgaatgCTTTCCCCTTTTAGATTTTGCAGAGGCTGTAAAATTGATTGTGGAGAAGATAGAGCTTTCATTGGAAATGCCTGTATTGCTGTGGATTGGGACCCTACAGCCCTTCATCTCCGCTATCAAACATCACAGGAAAGAGTAAGTGCCTGGGGGTGGGCATAAAGTTGTGGTTTTTATATGGGAAATGTTTCCCAGCTTAACTGTATCATAACAGTTAAATCTGAAAAACCTCAGGAAAGATTACCAAACTACCAGCAAGGCTAGTAACAGATTTGTTGTCCTACCTCAGAAAGAACATGTGGACTAACAATAGCCATGTGTGCATAACGGTAGTCACAGTACTCAGGGGGCTGAAGAGAGTCACGTGAGCCctggagtttgagatcagcctgagcaacacagtgagactctgtttaaAAACAACCAGTGGcaaccgggcgatggtggcgcacgcctttaatcccagcactcgggaggcagaggcaggcggatctctgtgagttcgagaccagcctggtctacaagagctagttccaggacaggctccaaagccacagagaaaccctgtctcgaaaaaccaaaaaaaaaaaaaaaaaaaaacaaccagtgGCACTCCCTGTGGTACTTGATATATTGGCATGTGTGCTTGACTTCTCCCCACAACTTCTAGAATCAGTTGTTTTGGGTTATTAATTTCAGAAACATTAGTCTTGGAACAAAATAGTGTATTTAGAAGGTTATAGAGTatgctagagaaatggttcaatagttaagaATACTTCTATTCTTGCACGGGCCTGGACTTGCTTTCCAGCTCCCACATGCCAGCTAACCGCAGGAGTCtgcaactcctgttccagaggatccagtgccctctgttGGCCTCCAAGAGCACTTCATGCGCATAGTCCCCGGTCTATGTGCAGTCCAAAAAACCAATCAATAtacttaaagtaaaaataaataatcttttttttaagttaagatttttaaaaggaagttatAGAGAGTATTTGTAGTTCtcacagagaacctgagttcttttcccagcacccacatcaagtggttCACAGCCTcttataactccaactccaggggatctgggcATGGTATAgacgcctataatcctagcactcaagagatgGAATCAGGATTGTGAGGAGTTCAAAGCCTGGATTaaatacacagcaagttcaaggtcagccagggttatatgagaccttgtcacaaaacagaggcaaagaaagaaaaataccattaaggtggcgcacgcctttaatcccagcactctctcaTCTcggagaggaggcagaagcaggtggatctctgtgagttcgaggccagcctggtctacaagagctagttccaggactagctccaaagctacagagagaaaccctgtcttgaaaaacaaagaaaagaaaagaaaagaaaagaaaagaaaagaaaagaaaagaaaagaaaagaaaagaaaaataccattagactaaaagctaaagaaaatctgaaaagaTATTCTAGGTCATGTTCACTGTAGCGAAGTATTTCAGAAACTCAGTCATGGTTTCTTTGAAGAAGGAACATTTTAGCAATTGATAGACTTCTAAGTCTTTGTCAGCACAAATCATAACAAAACATTATTCTGACAAGGCAGTTCTATCAAAGATAGGAAATTATTTAGctctctgttcctcttccctTTTTAATAAGCCTGTTGTGCAATCTGAGAAGGACATTTACTTACAGGAAGAGCCTGCACATAACCAGTCATTCTCTGAACATTACATAGTGGGAACTCTGGAACTGTTGAGATACATTGTCTTGCTGGGGAATGAAAACATGACTCACCTGGGCTCTTAATAAATGTGGTTCCTGCCCCTGGTTAGAGGGTCACATAAGGAACTTGGTACATAATTGAGGTTATTACtcatttgctttataatttttattttggtgagTTCCCATCTTGGAATATTTCTTTGGGAAATAGTATTCTGTTCTtcatatatctttttttatttgtatttttttatttatattatttttattaaaaatttccacctcctccccgcctcccattacTCTACCCCTACCCttaccccttcccctccctctccagttcaaagagcagtaagggttccctgccctgtgggaagtccaaggtcctcccccctccatccaggtctagaaaggtgagcatccaaacagtcaAGGCCCCcccaaagctagtacatgcagtaggatcaaaacccagtggcattgtccttggcttctcagcagccctcattgtccgccatgttcaaggagtctggttttatcccatgctttttcagtcccagtccagctgaccttggtgagctcccattaggtcagccccaccatctcggtgagtgggtgcacccctcacggtcctgacttccttgctcatgttctccctccttctgctcctcatttggaccttgggagctcagtctggtgctccaatgtggggcactgtctatcttttttttttttttaaagtaaataattaGAAATGTGTTTATCCCATATTAGAAGTATGATTAAAGTGTGGTATATTCATTACATGAAATATTACATAGTCACTAAAAATGATGATTACTGATTTTTACTACATAGCAAGATACcaagattttaattttgtaaaaaaacattagtattttttattattggtaATTGTAAACAGAGGATTTTTTCTCCCGAATAACCGCTCAGAGGCTTAGTATTACCTGTGtgtggccaatggctcaggcttattactaactagctcttatatttaaattaacccatttctattaatctatgttttgccatgtggctgtggcttttaCCAGTCTGCTGGCATATTGTTTCTTGGGCCACTGCTGGCAACTCATAACTCCACCCTTCTCCCTATATCTCCTTTTGACTTTCTTGCCTGGCTCTATCATGCCTTGCCATAggcaaaagcagctttttttttttaatcagccaatgaaagcaacacattcaCAGTGTACATAAAGACTATGCCACAGCaggtaatttcatacatgtatacaatgtatttttatcatatctaCCCTCAACTATTTTTATCATACCCATCCTCAGCTCCCCTCTTTCAAGCTCCTCAAGACTATAAGAAATCTTTCAACTTTGtgttcccttttttaaaattttgttatgtgtatggatgttttgcctacatgtatgtatgtgcatcacttGTGTTCCTAGTACTCATGACGTCCAAAAGAAGTTCCTTAGAattggagttccagacagttgtgagctgctgtgtgtgggtcctgggaattgaacccatgtcctctggaaagagcagtcagtgctaaactattgagccttttctccagtccttcttttgtttatttgtttggtttggtttggttttggttttggttttcaagacagggtttctctgtgtggcagccctagctgtcctggaactcgctttgtagaccaggctggcctcaaattcacagaaatcttgcctgcctctgcctcccaagtgctggggttaaaagtgtgcatcactacACCTGTTTCAGTCccgctttttaaatttttattatgtgtgcatgcttgtgtgcattcCATGACACACATATGAAGATCAGAGGAGAAACCTCAGGAattattctctccttctaccatgtgaatcttgggaattgaaccctgtcttgaaaaaaacaaaacaaaacaaaaaaaaaaaaaacctttcattgCCTATGAACTCCAATTTTGATAATTTATTGGCACATTTGACGGCCTGTGCCTCAGCTACCTTCTCTGTAGGGAAAAGGTCTCACTTGAAAACCTGCAGTAAATGAAATGGGCTAAAATGTGCCAACTCATAATCCAGGCAGTCCAGTGTTCCCAAGAGTTTTGAGAAACGCTAACAGGAAATTGCCTCAAGTGACGATAAGCTGTTCACCTGTGGAGGAGGGGTAGTTAATGAGGTAGTAAACACTGGGATTTTTGGCAAGATTTTAGTCCAGGCTctgtctgggggaaaaaaatcattattcatATGCGAAGTCTCAGATAGCCTTCATATCACTGATGACATGCCTTTCCTACCTTCtcatacacagtaaagacaaataTCAACTCTGCTGTATTGATTGCTTGTTGCATTATAGACATGAGTATGAGATGGGGGAGAAAATCTTTCACTATGCTTTCTTggcccttccctctctccctcttctctgtcctACACACCTTCCCACTCCCTTTATGTTCTCTCTTTTGTTTGTGCTTGGTCTTTTCCTTTATGATGCTAGAGGTTGAAGCTGGAGCCTCAAAACACCCTAGGCAAACACTACTTGCTGGTTTACACTCCCAGCCTTGCTCTCTATTCTCATACTTAACTCTTTCTTGTCCCAAAGCTTATACTGCTTACCTGGATCCCAAAGttggttttttgtatttttttttgtttttgttttgttttttttttttttttttgagacagggtttctctgtagcttttggagcctgtcatggaactggatcttttttttttttaagatttatttatttattacatatacagtactCTTTCTGCTTGTATGCCTACAGTCAAGGagagtgcaccagatctcattacagatggttgtgagccaccatgtggttgctgggaattgaactcaggacctctggaagagcaggcagtgctcttaacctctgagccatctctccagccctggatccCAAAGTTTTGGCCAGAAATTAGAGATTGTATCAACATATGTATGCTCTTTTAAAGCTTGCTTTTTGTTGCCATCACAGATAGAACAGTGTAAAATCCCATgttaaactgggcagtggtggcacacgcctttaattccagcatctgggaggcagaggcaggtggatctctgttagtttgaggccagcctggtctacaaagcgagttccaggacagccaggactgtaacacagagaaaccctgtctcaaaaaaaaaaaaaaaaaaaaaaatcatgtgtggtagcacacactagTTTTCTCCAGCGTGCACCCACACCTATCCACCTCAGAAAAAGAAGCTACTGCAGAAAAAGTAACAGTTACACCAAAGTTCAACTGGTGAGCCCCTGAGTTTTTATTGGGGTTGCTAGCAGAGATGTGGGTGAGAGATTACTTATAGAAATAGGTATTGAATGGCAGTGCATTCTGGGTTGGTGCAGCCATGGCGGCTCGTgtcctttctgtctgtgtctgccgcCTACCTGCCCTCGCCTTTCATGcccctgccccagcttcccacaCAGGCCTTGGTCCAGCCACTGTCTACCCTGAGGGAACCCGGAGGAGGTCCGGGACTCTGCATCCCACCCTGGTCCTCACGCTGGTGCCTAGAAGGGTCACACACTTGTGCGGCCAGTACAGTGGCACACCCCCTTTGATGTTGGAGGGAATTAAGGACCAAGTGCTGTATGTCTTGAAACTCTATGACAAGATTGACCCAGAAAAGCTCTCAGTAAATTCTCATTTTATGAAGGACCTGGGCTTAGACAGTTTGGACCAAGTGGAGATTATTATTATGGCCATGGAAGATGAATTTGAAATTTCTGATATAGATGCAGAGAAGTTAATGTGTCCACAAGAAATTGTAGATTACATTGCAGATAAGAAGTATGTATATGAATAAAGTTTCAGAGCCTTCTTCCTCATCGGGAGGACTTCGAGAACGCCTGATTGCATCATGGCTGACTGACAGCGGTTCTGTTGGACTTGTATTTAAATTGTCTGAGTGTTttaccctttaaaaataaatctataataaaactaaaaaaaaaagaaacaggtatTGAATTATACAGCTATATCAGAGCTATTATTCAAGAGTGCTGCtcttttctagaggaccctggttcagttacCCAGGACCTACATGACGGCTCCAGAGGATCTGCTGGCTACTGACTATCCACTTTTGGCTGGCCAGAGTCTTCTCAGACAAATTTTTATTGGTTATATACAGATTTTAGAGTTGAAGATCTTGCAGGTTTCAGCTTTATTTGAAGTTTTACCTCCTGAATCTCATGAGCCTGCTGCCCACCTCCTAGAGGGAATATGTGTgaggatgttttgtctgcatatatgtctatgtgcacatgtacagtgcctgcagaggccagaagagggtttgaGATCCCCTGGAcgtggaattacagatagttgttatACATCATGTggatactggaaattgaacccagttcttctgaaagaaaagccggtgctcttaatggctgagctatctcttcagctccatGGAGAGAATGTTTCAGTTCTGGGGAGATTTCTGTTCGGTTAAAAAGGAggatcaggccgggcggtggtggtacatgcctttaatcccagtactcaggaagcagaggcaggtggatctccgtgagttcgaggccagcctgatctacaagagctagttctaggacaggcaccaaagctacagagaaaccttgtctcaaagaaacaaaacaaaacacaaaaaaaggagGGTTCAAAGGTTCAAGGTTATTCTAAGTTACACagtgctcaaggccagcctgaactacgtGAGACCTATCTCTCTAATGAAAAATCTagttaagccaggcggtggtggcgcacacctttaatcccagcactcgggaggcagaggcaggcagatctctgagttcgaggccggcctagtctacaagagctagttccaggacaggctctagaaactacagggaaaccctgtctcgaaaaaaacaaaaaaaagaaagaaagaaaaaagaaaaatctagttgTATAAATAGGCATTTAAACTAGgatgatattgtgtgtgtgtgtgtgtgtgtgtgtgtgtgttttgtactGCTCAAAGACTCTTAGTTTGGGTTGTATTCCTACCTACACGTACAGACTATATAAGAGTAAGGGAGTGACTAGGAAGATGGTACATACCTAGTGTTTATTTTAAACGCCCACTGCACAATTCTGGTTCATTCTGTTTCCTCTTGTAGGTTGTAGAGGAGCACGAAAGTGTGGAGCAGAGTCGGCGAGCACAGGCTGAGCCCATCAACCTGGACAGCTGTCTCCGTGCCTTCACCAgtgaggaggagctgggagaaaaTGAGATGTACTATTGCTCCAAATGTAAAACTCACTGTTTGGCAACTAAGAAGCTGGACCTCTGGAGACTCCCTCCAATTCTGGTATGTTAATAGCCTTGCCTTTATGAGAGGAGTTTAGTGTAAATGAGAGAAGTCATTAAGGGGATTTGGGGGCTGGTTTACTTCTGTAACTGTGTTTAAATTCTTTTTGTACTTGAATGCGGTCGCACACACCTGTAgttccagaatttaggaggctgagacagaatggTCACCAAAAATTTAAGGCAAGCttaggctgcatagtgagttccaagccaacctagactacaaagtaagacctctactcaaaaaataaaagagccagtggcgcacgcctttaatcccagcactcgggaggcagaggcaggtggatctctgtgagttcgagaccagcctggtctacaagagctagttccaggacaggctccaaagctacagagaaaccctgtctcgaaaaaccaaaaaaaaaaaaaaaaaaaaaaagagccaggcagtggtggtgtatgcctttaatcccaacactcaggaggcagaggcaggcgggtctctgaattctgggccatcctgatctacagagcaagttccaggacagcgaggactATTATTAAGAACGctctctgtcttggaaaaccaaaagagaaaaggataTTGGGAgctgaaaagatggttcagtggactTGAGTTGGTGTTCAGTCCCAGGGAGATATAATACCTCTAGCCTCCTCAGATACCTGTATAAACACTTGCTtgtaataaaaaacaacaatctcttctttaaaaaagaatggatgaaagccgggccgtggtggcgctcccagcacttgggaggcagaagcaggtgaatccctgtgagttcgaggccaacctggtctacaagaactagttccaggacagccagggctgttacacagggaaaccctgtctccaaaaacaaaaacaaaacaaaacaaaaatggatgaatgaatgaatgagctttTTCTGTGTAAGGTTTTTATGTTGAAcagagaaattaatttttctaaaaatatgtgcTAGATCCCATAACTGAGCTTAGAGCCTTGAAGGAGAGAAAGGTATGTAGGCCAGTAAATAAAGACTGGTGCAGCTTGAGAAATACTGTAAATGGGTTGTCACTGGTGAATGGGAATTCCAAAAGAGAATGAAAGTCCTTCTAGCCCCGTAAAAGAGGAAGTTTTAGGCTAGCCCATATTTAGGCTGTAGGAAAGCAGCCACCACAGGAGCTTCCACGCCCAGTGAAGAGTTGAATGGCTGTGCACACTACTGTGTGCTACAGTGCAAGTATACCAGGGCACAGAGCTGTGCTCTCTCAGATTTGgttgactctcctgcctctggttGCCTATCAACAGAGTTTATAAAGACATTAATTACGAAAGCATTTTCTGACCAATCATAGAGGCCCATGTCTGTAATATCAgtgcttgggagactgagatAGAAGGGTTACCATTTGTCCCAGGCCTGACTGCACACATGGTCACAGCAATACTCCAGTCTTGGTACCAGATTACATcataaggtttctattgctgtgatgaaacaccatgaccagaagcaacttgggaatgagaggtttgttttattttgcttatacttccatatcacagtccaccatccagggaagtcagggcaggagctcttGAGACTGGAAGAgtactgcttactagcttgccTATAGCCAGATTTTCTGgcaattttctcaattgagaatgtatcttcccaaatgactctaatCTTGTGTCAAGCTTTCATAAACTAGCTAGCatagtgtggaagtcagaagggaACTGTGAAGTTGGGTCTCTTTTCACCTTTATttgagttctagggatcaaactgagATTGTCAGGCCTTATAGTAAGTCCTTTTACCTACCAACAtgcctctttattttttgaaaacataGCCTCTCACCAAACATGAACCATTTGGCTAGGCTGACTTGGGTCCGTGAGCCCAGggatctgggtgctggggatctgaacctaGGCCCTCATTCCTGCATAGCACACATTTTAGtgactaagccatctccacaactaagtgctgggattgttttcttttgatacagggttttactgtggagctctggctagcctgaaacttgctgtatagatcaggctgacctcaaattcacagagatttatcTTTGCTGCCTCTGTAGTGCTGAGatcaaaagtgtgcaccaccacagctggctccagtactagaatattttttctatgtATGGGGGTTGTTGCctgttgcatgtgtgtctgcaccacgtgcatcatgtgcatgcagtgccccgGAGCCAGAAACGGGCATTGAATCCTCTGAAAATGGTTTACAGAGGTCAGCTACCATGTAGGCACTGGGAACCAATCTGGATCTTCTTCAAGATTTCTCCAGCCCCGGAACTAGGAGATTTTAGCAAAACTCTGATTTGTGTCATCATACTACTACTTTAGAAAAGAAGTGTAGATTTTTCTTCCCTTGCTTATAGTAGTACACAAGAAATTGATAGCATTTTTGAAGCTAACTCCAGAAATGAaactgaaggaaaggaaaggggccaACTTGGGAACCTGGTAGGTAAGggagaaggaattttttttttttttttttttttttttttgagacagagttttactgtatcctgtcctggaactaactcttgtagaccaggctagcctcgaactcacagagatccacctgcctctgcctcccgagtactgggattagaggcaatttttttaaaatagaaggtATGATTAACATGCAGTTAAATGCATAGCTTTCTGAATGTCAGGTTTGATGACTTTGTCagttgcatatatgcatataaccaTCCTATAAAACAAGGAATaaaggcatttatttaaaacttaaatttggccaggcatagtggcactcaccataaatcccagcacttggtaggcacaAGCAggtagttcaaagccagcccagtctacagagtgaggttcaggacagccaggactacacaaagaaacttgtcttgaaaaaaagaaaaaaagaaaataagagaaaaggaaaaagaaagaaaaaaatatcaaatttacATTTGAGATTTTATAACAATGTGCAAATGTTACATATTCTTCAGAACCCTTAAATGCAATTGTTCCTaccttttcttcttcagattATTCACCTTAAACGATTTCAGTTTGTAAATGGACGGTGGATAAAATCACAGAAAATTGTTAAATTTCCTCGTGAAAGTTTTGACCCTAGTGCTTTTTTAGTACCAAGAGACCCAGCTCTTTCCCAGCATAAACCACTCACACCCCAGGGGGATGACATCTCTGAGCTAA containing:
- the LOC119812443 gene encoding acyl carrier protein, mitochondrial-like gives rise to the protein MAARVLSVCVCRLPALAFHAPAPASHTGLGPATVYPEGTRRRSGTLHPTLVLTLVPRRVTHLCGQYSGTPPLMLEGIKDQVLYVLKLYDKIDPEKLSVNSHFMKDLGLDSLDQVEIIIMAMEDEFEISDIDAEKLMCPQEIVDYIADKKYVYE